In the genome of Populus trichocarpa isolate Nisqually-1 chromosome 6, P.trichocarpa_v4.1, whole genome shotgun sequence, one region contains:
- the LOC18100021 gene encoding protein RETICULATA-RELATED 3, chloroplastic, producing the protein MATAAAQLRFSTFARQYAANFTKQNNPRFPNPNSPSLSFPFSTPLNPSLRLLHSKPPHLSNAGGGFGGSGGDGGNWSGGGGGAGDSSSDNSSSSAAGFGVLGLFLNGWRSRVAADPQFPFKVLMEEVVGVSACVLGDMASRPNFGLDELDFVFSTLVVGCILNFTLMYLLAPTAAATSQTLPAIFANCPTSHMFEPGAYGLMNRLGTFVYKGTIFAAVGFAAGLVGTALSNGLIKMRKKMDPTFETPNKAPPTVLNALTWAIHMGFSSNLRYQTLNGAEFLLEKGLSPLAFKTSVVVLRCLNNVLGGMSFVILARMTGSQSVEEPKLVDVDVGLAAPEKEKLLDGGDELQSNQSTFK; encoded by the coding sequence ATGGCAACGGCAGCAGCCCAGCTCCGATTCTCGACATTTGCAAGGCAATACGCTGCTAATTTCACCAAACAAAACAACCCTAGATTCCCAAATCCCaattctccttctctctctttccctttcTCCACCCCTCTTAATCCCTCCCTCCGCCTCCTCCATTCCAAACCACCCCACCTTTCCAATGCCGGTGGAGGCTTCGGTGGCAGTGGCGGAGATGGTGGAAACTGgagtggcggcggcggcggagCTGGTGATTCGAGTTCTGACAATTCATCATCGTCCGCGGCGGGGTTTGGGGTTCTGGGTCTTTTTCTAAATGGGTGGAGATCGCGGGTCGCGGCGGATCCGCAGTTCCCTTTTAAGGTATTGATGGAGGAAGTAGTTGGGGTGTCTGCTTGTGTTCTTGGTGATATGGCATCGCGGCCGAATTTTGGTCTTGACgagttggattttgttttttcgacCCTGGTTGTTGGTTGTATACTGAATTTTACCTTGATGTATTTGCTTGCGCCTACTGCGGCTGCTACTAGTCAGACATTGCCTGCAATTTTCGCCAATTGTCCGACAAGTCATATGTTTGAACCGGGTGCATATGGTTTGATGAACAGGCTTGGTACTTTTGTTTATAAAGGAACTATTTTTGCTGCTGTTGGTTTTGCCGCGGGTTTGGTAGGGACTGCGCTATCAAATGGGTTGATTAAGATGAGGAAGAAGATGGATCCCACTTTTGAGACGCCGAATAAGGCACCTCCCACTGTTTTGAATGCATTGACCTGGGCAATTCATATGGGGTTTAGTAGTAATTTGAGGTACCAGACGCTGAATGGGGCTGAGTTTTTGTTGGAGAAAGGACTTTCTCCCTTGGCGTTTAAGACATCGGTCGTGGTTCTTAGGTGCTTGAATAATGTTCTTGGTGGGATGTCGTTTGTGATATTGGCGAGGATGACGGGTTCTCAGAGCGTTGAAGAACCAAAACTGGTTGATGTTGATGTCGGGCTGGCTGCTCCAGAGAAGGAGAAACTGCTTGATGGAGGAGACGAATTGCAGAGCAATCAGTCGACTTTCAAGTGA
- the LOC18100022 gene encoding KH domain-containing protein At2g38610 isoform X1: MSGLYNPNFSPARAASPQIRSTPDVDSQYLSELLAEHQKLGPFMQVLPTCSRLLNQEIFRVSGMMSNQGFGDFDRLRHRSPSPMASSNLLSNVGGTGLSGWNGIPQERLSGPPGMTMDWQGAPASPSSYTVKRILRLEIPVDTYPNVCTFNFVGRLLGPRGNSLKRVEATTGCRVYIRGKGSIKDPDKEEKLRGRPGYEHLNDPLHILIEADLPANIVDIRLRQAQEIIEELLKPVDESQDFIKRQQLRELAMLNSNFREESPGPSGSVSPFNTSGMKRAKTGR; this comes from the exons ATGTCAGGTTTGTATAATCCCAACTTTTCACCTGCAAGAGCTGCTTCTCCTCAGATTAGAAGCACCCCAGATGTTGACAG CCAGTACTTATCAGAGTTATTAGCAGAACATCAAAAGCTTGGACCTTTCATGCAAGTTCTTCCAACATGTAGCCGGCTGTTAAATCAAG AAATTTTCCGGGTATCAGGAATGATGTCCAACCAAGGCTTTGGAGACTTCGACAGACTACGGCATAGAAGTCCCAGCCCCATGGCTTCTTCAAACCTCTTGTCTAATGTTGGTGGGACAGGTTTAAGTGGTTGGAATGGCATTCCTCAGGAG AGATTAAGTGGACCTCCTGGAATGACTATGGACTGGCAAGGTGCACCTGCAAGCCCTAGTTCATACACTGTGAAGAGAATTTTGCGTTTGGAAATTCCAGTAGATACCTATCCAAATGTATGTACT TTCAATTTTGTTGGGCGACTTCTGGGACCCAGAGGCAATTCGCTGAAACGGGTGGAAGCTACCACAGGTTGCCGGGTGTACATTAGAGGGAAAGGATCAATTAAGGATCCAGACAAG GAAGAGAAGCTAAGGGGAAGACCGGGCTATGAGCACCTGAACGATCCACTTCACATCTTAATTGAGGCTGACTTACCTGCCAACATCGTTGACATAAGACTCAGGCAGGCACAAGAAATCATAGAAGAACTGCTCAAACCTGTG GATGAGTCACAAGATTTTATTAAGAGGCAGCAGCTACGTGAGCTAGCAATgctaaattcaaatttcagaGAAGAGAGTCCAGGACCAAGTGGCAGTGTCTCTCCTTTCAATACAAGTGGAATGAAACGTGCGAAAACAGGGCGTTGA
- the LOC18100022 gene encoding KH domain-containing protein At2g38610 isoform X2 has translation MSGLYNPNFSPARAASPQIRSTPDVDSQYLSELLAEHQKLGPFMQVLPTCSRLLNQEIFRVSGMMSNQGFGDFDRLRHRSPSPMASSNLLSNVGGTGLSGWNGIPQERLSGPPGMTMDWQGAPASPSSYTVKRILRLEIPVDTYPNFNFVGRLLGPRGNSLKRVEATTGCRVYIRGKGSIKDPDKEEKLRGRPGYEHLNDPLHILIEADLPANIVDIRLRQAQEIIEELLKPVDESQDFIKRQQLRELAMLNSNFREESPGPSGSVSPFNTSGMKRAKTGR, from the exons ATGTCAGGTTTGTATAATCCCAACTTTTCACCTGCAAGAGCTGCTTCTCCTCAGATTAGAAGCACCCCAGATGTTGACAG CCAGTACTTATCAGAGTTATTAGCAGAACATCAAAAGCTTGGACCTTTCATGCAAGTTCTTCCAACATGTAGCCGGCTGTTAAATCAAG AAATTTTCCGGGTATCAGGAATGATGTCCAACCAAGGCTTTGGAGACTTCGACAGACTACGGCATAGAAGTCCCAGCCCCATGGCTTCTTCAAACCTCTTGTCTAATGTTGGTGGGACAGGTTTAAGTGGTTGGAATGGCATTCCTCAGGAG AGATTAAGTGGACCTCCTGGAATGACTATGGACTGGCAAGGTGCACCTGCAAGCCCTAGTTCATACACTGTGAAGAGAATTTTGCGTTTGGAAATTCCAGTAGATACCTATCCAAAT TTCAATTTTGTTGGGCGACTTCTGGGACCCAGAGGCAATTCGCTGAAACGGGTGGAAGCTACCACAGGTTGCCGGGTGTACATTAGAGGGAAAGGATCAATTAAGGATCCAGACAAG GAAGAGAAGCTAAGGGGAAGACCGGGCTATGAGCACCTGAACGATCCACTTCACATCTTAATTGAGGCTGACTTACCTGCCAACATCGTTGACATAAGACTCAGGCAGGCACAAGAAATCATAGAAGAACTGCTCAAACCTGTG GATGAGTCACAAGATTTTATTAAGAGGCAGCAGCTACGTGAGCTAGCAATgctaaattcaaatttcagaGAAGAGAGTCCAGGACCAAGTGGCAGTGTCTCTCCTTTCAATACAAGTGGAATGAAACGTGCGAAAACAGGGCGTTGA
- the LOC18100022 gene encoding KH domain-containing protein At2g38610 isoform X3 codes for MSGLYNPNFSPARAASPQIRSTPDVDSQYLSELLAEHQKLGPFMQVLPTCSRLLNQEIFRVSGMMSNQGFGDFDRLRHRSPSPMASSNLLSNVGGTGLSGWNGIPQERLSGPPGMTMDWQGAPASPSSYTVKRILRLEIPVDTYPNVCTFNFVGRLLGPRGNSLKRVEATTGCRVYIRGKGSIKDPDKEEKLRGRPGYEHLNDPLHILIEADLPANIVDIRLRQAQEIIEELLKPVVLAFDVKKVKRSFLEG; via the exons ATGTCAGGTTTGTATAATCCCAACTTTTCACCTGCAAGAGCTGCTTCTCCTCAGATTAGAAGCACCCCAGATGTTGACAG CCAGTACTTATCAGAGTTATTAGCAGAACATCAAAAGCTTGGACCTTTCATGCAAGTTCTTCCAACATGTAGCCGGCTGTTAAATCAAG AAATTTTCCGGGTATCAGGAATGATGTCCAACCAAGGCTTTGGAGACTTCGACAGACTACGGCATAGAAGTCCCAGCCCCATGGCTTCTTCAAACCTCTTGTCTAATGTTGGTGGGACAGGTTTAAGTGGTTGGAATGGCATTCCTCAGGAG AGATTAAGTGGACCTCCTGGAATGACTATGGACTGGCAAGGTGCACCTGCAAGCCCTAGTTCATACACTGTGAAGAGAATTTTGCGTTTGGAAATTCCAGTAGATACCTATCCAAATGTATGTACT TTCAATTTTGTTGGGCGACTTCTGGGACCCAGAGGCAATTCGCTGAAACGGGTGGAAGCTACCACAGGTTGCCGGGTGTACATTAGAGGGAAAGGATCAATTAAGGATCCAGACAAG GAAGAGAAGCTAAGGGGAAGACCGGGCTATGAGCACCTGAACGATCCACTTCACATCTTAATTGAGGCTGACTTACCTGCCAACATCGTTGACATAAGACTCAGGCAGGCACAAGAAATCATAGAAGAACTGCTCAAACCTGTG GTGCTAGcatttgatgttaaaaaagTGAAGAGGAGCTTTCTTGAAG GATGA
- the LOC18100022 gene encoding KH domain-containing protein At2g38610 isoform X4, whose protein sequence is MSGLYNPNFSPARAASPQIRSTPDVDSQYLSELLAEHQKLGPFMQVLPTCSRLLNQEIFRVSGMMSNQGFGDFDRLRHRSPSPMASSNLLSNVGGTGLSGWNGIPQERLSGPPGMTMDWQGAPASPSSYTVKRILRLEIPVDTYPNVCTFNFVGRLLGPRGNSLKRVEATTGCRVYIRGKGSIKDPDKEEKLRGRPGYEHLNDPLHILIEADLPANIVDIRLRQAQEIIEELLKPVVLAFDVKKVKRSFLEG, encoded by the exons ATGTCAGGTTTGTATAATCCCAACTTTTCACCTGCAAGAGCTGCTTCTCCTCAGATTAGAAGCACCCCAGATGTTGACAG CCAGTACTTATCAGAGTTATTAGCAGAACATCAAAAGCTTGGACCTTTCATGCAAGTTCTTCCAACATGTAGCCGGCTGTTAAATCAAG AAATTTTCCGGGTATCAGGAATGATGTCCAACCAAGGCTTTGGAGACTTCGACAGACTACGGCATAGAAGTCCCAGCCCCATGGCTTCTTCAAACCTCTTGTCTAATGTTGGTGGGACAGGTTTAAGTGGTTGGAATGGCATTCCTCAGGAG AGATTAAGTGGACCTCCTGGAATGACTATGGACTGGCAAGGTGCACCTGCAAGCCCTAGTTCATACACTGTGAAGAGAATTTTGCGTTTGGAAATTCCAGTAGATACCTATCCAAATGTATGTACT TTCAATTTTGTTGGGCGACTTCTGGGACCCAGAGGCAATTCGCTGAAACGGGTGGAAGCTACCACAGGTTGCCGGGTGTACATTAGAGGGAAAGGATCAATTAAGGATCCAGACAAG GAAGAGAAGCTAAGGGGAAGACCGGGCTATGAGCACCTGAACGATCCACTTCACATCTTAATTGAGGCTGACTTACCTGCCAACATCGTTGACATAAGACTCAGGCAGGCACAAGAAATCATAGAAGAACTGCTCAAACCTGTG GTGCTAGcatttgatgttaaaaaagTGAAGAGGAGCTTTCTTGAAGGTTGA
- the LOC18100022 gene encoding KH domain-containing protein At2g38610 isoform X5 codes for MSGLYNPNFSPARAASPQIRSTPDVDSQYLSELLAEHQKLGPFMQVLPTCSRLLNQEIFRVSGMMSNQGFGDFDRLRHRSPSPMASSNLLSNVGGTGLSGWNGIPQERLSGPPGMTMDWQGAPASPSSYTVKRILRLEIPVDTYPNVCTFNFVGRLLGPRGNSLKRVEATTGCRVYIRGKGSIKDPDKEEKLRGRPGYEHLNDPLHILIEADLPANIVDIRLRQAQEIIEELLKPVEPGASI; via the exons ATGTCAGGTTTGTATAATCCCAACTTTTCACCTGCAAGAGCTGCTTCTCCTCAGATTAGAAGCACCCCAGATGTTGACAG CCAGTACTTATCAGAGTTATTAGCAGAACATCAAAAGCTTGGACCTTTCATGCAAGTTCTTCCAACATGTAGCCGGCTGTTAAATCAAG AAATTTTCCGGGTATCAGGAATGATGTCCAACCAAGGCTTTGGAGACTTCGACAGACTACGGCATAGAAGTCCCAGCCCCATGGCTTCTTCAAACCTCTTGTCTAATGTTGGTGGGACAGGTTTAAGTGGTTGGAATGGCATTCCTCAGGAG AGATTAAGTGGACCTCCTGGAATGACTATGGACTGGCAAGGTGCACCTGCAAGCCCTAGTTCATACACTGTGAAGAGAATTTTGCGTTTGGAAATTCCAGTAGATACCTATCCAAATGTATGTACT TTCAATTTTGTTGGGCGACTTCTGGGACCCAGAGGCAATTCGCTGAAACGGGTGGAAGCTACCACAGGTTGCCGGGTGTACATTAGAGGGAAAGGATCAATTAAGGATCCAGACAAG GAAGAGAAGCTAAGGGGAAGACCGGGCTATGAGCACCTGAACGATCCACTTCACATCTTAATTGAGGCTGACTTACCTGCCAACATCGTTGACATAAGACTCAGGCAGGCACAAGAAATCATAGAAGAACTGCTCAAACCTGTG GAACCAGGTGCTAGcatttga
- the LOC18100023 gene encoding uncharacterized protein LOC18100023, with protein MSSSTKILLLFFIVGPILSTAKTPHVIHFRSPNLYPESLTYDPSAQHFIVGSLHHRTINSVSDAGVTETIISDPSLPPSTSILGLAVDKLNNRLLAVIHSFDSLHPFNGLAAYDLRSRQRLFLSLLPSTPSDEDGRSPMANAVAFDFKGNAYVTNSEGNFIWKVSPEGEASIFSTSPVFTQFPVDRDSPLSSFGLNGIAYVSKGYLLVVQTNTGKLFKVDADDGTARNVLLSEDLPEGDGIAIRGDGVVLVVSNKKLWFLKSDDSWGEGVVYDKIDLDGERFPTSVVVGREDRAYVLYGCVVEGLSGKGGRELFDIEEVRSEKESEDEKIWVYVLIGLGLAIFFIWRFQMKQLIRNMDKKAN; from the coding sequence ATGTCGTCGTCTACCAAAATTCTCTTACTCTTTTTTATTGTGGGTCCCATCCTATCAACAGCCAAAACCCCACACGTCATCCATTTCCGATCTCCCAACCTCTACCCCGAAAGCCTTACCTACGATCCCTCGGCACAGCACTTCATCGTCGGCTCCCTCCACCACCGCACTATCAACTCTGTCTCCGACGCCGGCGTCACCGAAACCATCATCTCCgacccctccctccctcccagcACCAGCATCCTCGGTCTCGCGGTGGATAAACTCAACAACCGCCTCCTCGCTGTCATCCACTCCTTCGACTCTCTCCATCCCTTCAACGGCCTCGCCGCTTACGATCTCCGTTCCCGCCAGCGCCTCTTCCTCTCCCTCCTTCCTTCTACCCCCTCCGACGAAGACGGCCGCAGCCCCATGGCCAACGCTGTCGCTTTCGATTTCAAGGGCAACGCTTACGTCACAAACTCCGAGGGGAACTTTATTTGGAAGGTCAGCCCGGAAGGAGAGGCCTCGATTTTCTCAACATCTCCGGTATTTACGCAGTTTCCCGTGGACCGCGACTCACCGTTGAGTTCCTTCGGGTTGAACGGGATTGCTTACGTCAGCAAGGGGTATTTGCTGGTGGTGCAGACCAATACGGGCAAGTTGTTCAAGGTTGATGCCGATGACGGCACGGCAAGGAATGTTTTGTTGAGCGAGGATTTGCCGGAGGGCGATGGGATTGCGATAAGGGGAGACGGTGTCGTTTTGGTTGTGTCGAATAAGAAGCTGTGGTTCTTGAAGAGTGATGATAGTTGGGGAGAGGGAGTGGTTTATGACAAAATTGACCTTGATGGGGAGAGGTTTCCTACCTCGGTTGTGGTGGGGAGAGAGGATAGGGCGTATGTGTTATATGGGTGTGTGGTGGAGGGTCTAAGTGggaagggagggagggagtTGTTTGATATAGAGGAGGTGAGGTCGGAGAAGGAGAGTGAAGATGAGAAAATTTGGGTGTATGTGTTGATAGGATTAGGcttggcaattttttttatttggaggtTTCAAATGAAGCAGCTTATCAGAAACATGGACAAGAAGGCCAACTGA
- the LOC18100024 gene encoding uncharacterized protein LOC18100024 isoform X2 yields the protein MLSLLTLILWLPRFNAQSTNSARALDALLQDYAYRAFVLPRTGIPYDGIVPSNLTGIKIAAMRLRSGSLKSRGVRMYKEFGIPEGVVVQPYVERVVLVYQNLGNWSRRYYPLPGYTYIAPVLGLLAYDASNLSATNLPELDIMASGNPLNISFLNVRSAPDGSIAKCVWFDLHGFPSLSNVTSGNVCSTIQQGHFSIVVESLAPSPAPVSPTPSPPNVGPGPSGGGKKKNSKKVWPIIGSVLGGLLLLVLLSFLILWAQKLKQRKKVQQMERAAEVGESLQMTMVGETKAPAAMVTRTQPTLENEYVP from the coding sequence ATGCTTTCTCTTCTTACATTGATCCTCTGGTTGCCGAGGTTTAATGCTCAATCAACAAACAGTGCCCGTGCCCTTGATGCTCTCCTCCAAGATTATGCTTATAGGGCATTTGTTCTACCTAGGACTGGCATTCCGTATGATGGGATTGTTCCTTCGAATTTGACTGGGATTAAGATTGCTGCCATGAGGCTCAGGAGTGGTAGCTTGAAAAGTAGAGGTGTTCGGATGTACAAAGAGTTTGGGATTCCAGAAGGAGTAGTGGTGCAGCCATATGTGGAGAGGGTTGTTTTAGTCTACCAAAATTTGGGCAATTGGTCTCGGAGATATTATCCGCTGCCTGGTTATACTTACATTGCTCCAGTGTTGGGCCTTCTTGCTTACGATGCTTCAAATTTATCTGCTACGAATTTGCCTGAATTGGACATCATGGCATCTGGTAACCCCCTAAATATCTCATTCCTGAATGTTCGTTCAGCTCCAGATGGGTCTATTGCAAAGTGCGTGTGGTTTGATTTACATGGCTTTCCGAGTTTGAGCAATGTGACGTCTGGAAATGTATGTTCGACAATCCAGCAAGGGCATTTTTCAATAGTTGTTGAGTCTCTTGCCCCTTCTCCAGCACCAGTGTCTCCAACTCCATCTCCTCCAAACGTGGGTCCTGGGCCAAGTGGAgggggaaagaagaagaactcTAAAAAAGTGTGGCCAATTATCGGGTCTGTTCTAGGTGGATTATTGCTGTTAGTGCTTTTGTCATTCCTCATATTGTGGGCACAGAAATTGAAGCAGAGGAAGAAAGTGCAACAGATGGAGAGGGCTGCAGAGGTGGGGGAATCCCTGCAGATGACAATGGTCGGGGAAACGAAAGCACCAGCAGCAATGGTGACTCGAACACAACCGACCCTTGAGAATGAATATGTGCCATAA
- the LOC18100024 gene encoding uncharacterized protein LOC18100024 isoform X1, with translation MGLLRSRAMLSLLTLILWLPRFNAQSTNSARALDALLQDYAYRAFVLPRTGIPYDGIVPSNLTGIKIAAMRLRSGSLKSRGVRMYKEFGIPEGVVVQPYVERVVLVYQNLGNWSRRYYPLPGYTYIAPVLGLLAYDASNLSATNLPELDIMASGNPLNISFLNVRSAPDGSIAKCVWFDLHGFPSLSNVTSGNVCSTIQQGHFSIVVESLAPSPAPVSPTPSPPNVGPGPSGGGKKKNSKKVWPIIGSVLGGLLLLVLLSFLILWAQKLKQRKKVQQMERAAEVGESLQMTMVGETKAPAAMVTRTQPTLENEYVP, from the coding sequence ATGGGGCTTCTTCGAAGTCGCGCGATGCTTTCTCTTCTTACATTGATCCTCTGGTTGCCGAGGTTTAATGCTCAATCAACAAACAGTGCCCGTGCCCTTGATGCTCTCCTCCAAGATTATGCTTATAGGGCATTTGTTCTACCTAGGACTGGCATTCCGTATGATGGGATTGTTCCTTCGAATTTGACTGGGATTAAGATTGCTGCCATGAGGCTCAGGAGTGGTAGCTTGAAAAGTAGAGGTGTTCGGATGTACAAAGAGTTTGGGATTCCAGAAGGAGTAGTGGTGCAGCCATATGTGGAGAGGGTTGTTTTAGTCTACCAAAATTTGGGCAATTGGTCTCGGAGATATTATCCGCTGCCTGGTTATACTTACATTGCTCCAGTGTTGGGCCTTCTTGCTTACGATGCTTCAAATTTATCTGCTACGAATTTGCCTGAATTGGACATCATGGCATCTGGTAACCCCCTAAATATCTCATTCCTGAATGTTCGTTCAGCTCCAGATGGGTCTATTGCAAAGTGCGTGTGGTTTGATTTACATGGCTTTCCGAGTTTGAGCAATGTGACGTCTGGAAATGTATGTTCGACAATCCAGCAAGGGCATTTTTCAATAGTTGTTGAGTCTCTTGCCCCTTCTCCAGCACCAGTGTCTCCAACTCCATCTCCTCCAAACGTGGGTCCTGGGCCAAGTGGAgggggaaagaagaagaactcTAAAAAAGTGTGGCCAATTATCGGGTCTGTTCTAGGTGGATTATTGCTGTTAGTGCTTTTGTCATTCCTCATATTGTGGGCACAGAAATTGAAGCAGAGGAAGAAAGTGCAACAGATGGAGAGGGCTGCAGAGGTGGGGGAATCCCTGCAGATGACAATGGTCGGGGAAACGAAAGCACCAGCAGCAATGGTGACTCGAACACAACCGACCCTTGAGAATGAATATGTGCCATAA